gctgATAGCTTCATTTATTTCCCAAGGTACTAAGATCTCATTTCTGGTTATAGGGGAAAGAAGTTTATTCAACTTAGAGCTGTGTTATGATTAGGAGAGccaaagaaaggaacagagcagAACACCTCCCACCACTTAGCAACTGAGTAGAATGTGTGTGCTGTTTGGCACAAACCCTTCTACTTGAGGACTAGGCTCTCTGAGTTCTGTGGGAATCTGTGTGTGACAGGTTCCCAGGTACTTGGGAAAATAATCTCTTGATTTGTTTGAATAACCTCAGAAGGGTAACTGAAGCTCTAGAAACGATAAGTGTTCTCTAAATGATACTCTTTTCTAACCCACAAAGTCCTCCAGGCCCCCTGTGAGAGAACTTGTCAGGGTCAGGGCAGGTCCCAGCTCTGCAGGAGCTGATGGAGTTATACCTAGTCCCACCCTCCCTCCAACAGGGCCTGATGGAGTTATACCTAGTCCCACCCTCCCTCCAACAGGGCCTTTGGTTATGAATTCCTGTTTCTGTTGGGATGCACACCCAAACCTCTTTGGTCTGTGGCTTCCCCCAACCCTAACAGTCAAAGCCAGAGTGCTCTGCTGGGTCCAGGTGTAGAGCCCCTCCTCAGTGCTCCAGACCCAGGGTTACTCCTGTGTTCAAGCTGTGCTGGCAAAAATATCCTCTTCTCATCCCACGTGCCAGGGCCTGCCCTTTTCTCGGGTAATGGCTCAAACGCTACTCCATGGACAGGAGCCCGGCTTTGTGTTGATCTCTCTTCTGAAAACTGGCTCCCCAGATACCTTAGCCTCATTCTCTGCTTTAGATTTGGCAGCTTTTCTCTCACTCTGGTTTTGGATGCCCTTAAAGCCTGAAGTGACCCTTTCCTTTTTGCTTTACTAGAAAGATGGGTTTGAACTCAAGTGGTCCCACGTATGAATCTTAGCTATGTAACTCTGGGTAAGCCACCTGGTAACTTTTTGTTTATGAGCCAGTTtcagcatctgtaaaatggttagAAAGTTGATATTAAGATTACGTGAGAATATGTGGAAGTTTGTGctcacatcattttaaaaaaatgagtcccTTCTTTCCCATCTCTGTAACATGCTAATAGCTCTTTGCAGGAAGTGGGTTCTTCCTGAATGATGCTGGTGCACTTTGGACCACCACATGTCAGCCAGCATGTGGCAGTCCAGTCTGTGGAGATCATCGGATGCCTTATTAGCTGAGGCCTCAAGTGATCTTGTTCATCCTTAGGGGTGGGAGGTAGGGTGGTAAGTCAAGTCTGCTGAattaagaaatttctttaatGCTACTAAAGttcatggaatggaatggaatagctCATACACTTTTATGATCCACAGAAGCCCTGACCTGCAAAGACACATGAGCTACTTCACCCCAGTCCCTAAGCCCAAGGTTTCTAAGCCCTCCATGGTATCTGCCCCTGTGCCCCTGGTCCAGTCTGGGAAGTCCAGTGTCAGCCAGAGGCTCCCAGGGATAGTAGGTAGGAGGGGCTCCTAACAGTGACTGCACGTGAATTCCAAGGCCAGGTTTTGAGGACACAAGGGCCACCTCAACCACTGAAGAAAAGGACTGACcacagaggggagaagaggaaaggcCTTGCCAGATAGTACCCTGTAACTTGTATCAGAATTTTGAGTGCAAATTTATTGAGGAAAGACGACAGTGGGCTATGGCTCAGTGCAGCACAGGACTCCGCACCAACAGAACAGCACATTCCTGCCCAGACCCCAGAGAGCCACGGCTCTGAAAATGCTGAGCCTGGCTGCTCGGCCCTGGCCAAAGCAAGAGCCTGCCCAGTAAGGCTGCTCTTGGATTTGGGAAACCGTTCTCAAGTTCCAGAAGAAAGTCCTGCCCATTAAACTAGCATCCTCTGCTGAAGCCAGGATACATATGAGGAAGCAGGCACTTACAAGCAGCTTAGCTGTTTATTTAGTCAGTAGAAAAATGACTTTACAGGTTTGCGGTACATTAAGGGAGACGGGGCCCCACCCCCATGCTAGAACACTCCAGTCCAGTCCAGTGCCTGACACGTGGTCTGCAGATGTGCATATGGGCACATGAGCTATCTGGACGCGCCAGAGCATCTCCTAAGTGTGCTGCCCCCGTGGGGGGCACCGATTTCATGCCCAGCAGCTGGGCCTGACAAGAAGAATCTGAGGAGTCAAGCCCTAGAAGCGGCCCAGCACAGTGGCTAACAGAGCCATGCGAATGTACATGCCATTCTCGGCCTGGCGGAAGTAGGCTGCTCGGGGGTCTGAGTCCACCTCCACACTGCAAAAGAAGGACAATGGTTAGCACACAGCCCACAAGATGGACTGTCTTAGACCAGGTGCCCACCCCCAGTGTAGCCTCAATTCTAAAGTCATGTCACCTGATCTCATTGACTCGAGGCATTGGGTGCATCACCACCATCTTCTTCTTGGCCCGTGTCATGATGTGGGGAGTGAGGATGAACTGGCCAAAGCACTGTGAGGCAGACAGGGGCCCTGTCAGTGTCTCAGGGCTGGGGTGGCTGTGTCACCATAAGCCTGGATTCCTCCAGGATCCCTTCCACAGCCACACATGGTTATCACAACCAAGAGGCCTGATCAAGCTCCCAGCCGTCCCATCCACTAATTTAGATGCCTCGAAGCTCCAGCCCCGGCCTCCCCCCAACCGCGGCACTCACAGCTTCATACTCCTGGCTAGACTCAAAGCGTTCCTTCTGGATTCGAGTCATGTAGAGCACATCAGTGTCGGGCAGGGCTTCCTCGATGCTCTCAAATTCCTCCTGGAGGGTGAGGCAGAACCAGAGTGAATGCAGTGCCAGGCTCTCACTGCCCAAACCATGTCCCTCATGGCCTCCTGGGCTCACCTGCTTGGTGCCACGGGCCGCCACAAAGGCCCGCACATTGGATGGCATGCGCAGGCTGGGAGGGGCCACATAACGCAGGCTGACACGGTACTGGGTGAGCAGGCAGGCCAGAGAATGCACTGTGCGTCCATGCTTCAGGTCCCCCACCATTGTGATCTAGGGGAGGAAGCCAATCACCAAGAGGGCCCTCAGATCAAGCACCTGCCCTCCCGCTTCAAAGCTTTCAGTCTCAGGACCAGGAATATAGGCCCCCTTGCTGCATGCAGCATTCTTTGGAGCAGAGAAAGTACTTCCCAGCTGCCTCACTCTCCAGACCTACCCCTGGCAGGCCTCTAACCCTGCCCCACTACCCTCACCGTCATGCCATTGACAGTCCCAAGCTCCTCCCGGATGGTGAAGATGTCCAGCAGGGCCTGGGTGGGATGCTCTCCAACCCCATCCCCAGCATTGATCACTGGCCTCCGGCAGTGCTTGGCTGCCAGCTGTAAACATGAGAACAAGAAAGGAGAACCTTGTCTTCTGCATCTCAATGGCCCCCGCTCCTTGCCCAAGCCCCACTCTTCCTGGGTCCCCTTCCCTGTCTGGCCCAGAGACTTGCAGTCATGTCCCTAGATCCATCCTCATGAACCCTGTTCCAGTGTGTAGCTGGCCTCACCTCCACTGCTCCAGGCTGGGGATGCCGAAGCACGACGACGTCGGCATAGCAGCTCATGGTCTGCACTGAGTCAGCCAGGGATTCACCCTTCTGGACCGAAGATGTGGCTTCTGAGAAGCTGAGCACAGCGCCCCCCAGCCGGGCCATGGCTGCAGCAAAGGAGCTGCTGGTGCGCGTGCTCACCTCGTAGAACATGGAGGCCATTACCTTCCCCTGGCGGGAGGGCAAGACTCAAAGTGAACATGGGTGTGTTCATCCTGGGGAAAGCACAGGCTGGTGCTTGCTTCCCCCACTTACACAGGAGGGAATCCCTCCCTTCAAACCTCCTCGTGACCTGTCCTAGCCTTGACATTTCCATCAGTGTCACGCTGAGCtaaaggctccacctccaaataaaccactactaggtatttgaaTGAGATACTCTCATTTTCTGGGGATGAAGGAAACACCCCAGTTCTATCCCGTGAATACATATGCATAGACCAAATGACCAGATCAGGCTGATACACTGGCTCTCAGGGCCTTGTAAGTCAGCTAAATACTCAGAGGGCAGACATGGGGGCTAAGGGGTGCCTAGGGTAACAGAACCTTCCAGAGTAGAGAAAGCTAAGTAACACATTGTAGAGCATTTAGATTTACATGAAGGGATCTACTGCAGAAGAGGGAGATCCCTGCTGACAGGATCCTGGACCCATAACCCACAGCCCTGACCCTGACCTTGAGTATGTCGAGGCTTCGCTCCTTCTGTACCATCATACGCAGCGTGTGTGCCACATTGAACAGGTGAGACATCTAAGAAAGATCCTCAAAATCAGCTGGAAAGGCAGTGGCCCTCAGAGGTCCTACACCAACTTTTCAGATTCTCAAAGCTCTGGGTggccccatcctccctcccccaggcacCTGATCCTTGGTGAATTGCTGGACAGACAGGATATGTTGACCCACTAATGAGTGCAGCAGGGGTGAGGTCTGGGGGTGCAGCAGGCCAGGGGTCCCCAGGTTCTGGGGTGACGCCTGTCTAGGTACTGGTGGTGGAGGGTAGCAGGTGCCATCAAGAGTTCCCATCAGCTCTGCAGTGAGGGACGGGGCAGAAGAGGTGGGTCAGAGGGTTCCTCCTACACAGGCCAGATGAGACAGGTCCCCAAGGTGAACGTGTGTTTCAGGGGAGTCTCACCTGGCTCAGCTGCCTTCCGAGACGACTTTTCCTTTGGCTCCTCAGCTACAAACGGAAACAGGAAAGATGTAAGTCTGTAACTAAGGTCTGTGAAGAGCCCCCATTTCCCCACACTCTGGATCACAGCGTCTGTGTTAAACCAACTCACACAACAGTAGCTATAGCAGGTTAGGGGAAAACAAGAAGGACCAGCAGCCCCGGGGACACACAAGTGATTTCCCATGGGGGCTGCTCTGTGTGGGCAATGGtgccctcccagggcccccccaGGTGGCCGGGGGATCCTAGGCAAGGGGAACGGCCAGGCTCACACCAACCAACAACCTGGATTTACCCCACGTTCTGCTGCCCCGTGGGATCCCAGCTCCCGGGCGGAGGAACACAGCTGCCCACAACAAGAAAGGGCCGTAAGAAGAAGCTGTGGGGTGCCTACCTCACTCTGGGCAGACTGCTTTAGGCAAAGGAGGGTACAGAGGATCAGACTAGGATGAGGGGATGGCAGGAAGAACACAGTAAGTGAACAAAAGTGACCCCAGTCTATCAAGGACACTGCGGGGGAAGAGGAGCCTGTCTCTACACGTCTCTAAGTCCAAGTGGCCCCATCCTCCACATCATAGGATCTCTGTCTTACCTGGCAGACCTGGATCAGAGGCTCGGTGAATTCGGGGTGGCAGGTGGAAGCGGCCATCAGGAAGCCCTGGAACTGCCCGACGGGGCCTCTCAGGTGTCTGGAGAGAGAGGCCTAGTGTTTTGATATGTACTGACCCAACTCTCAAGTTCAATCCCTTAAGAAATGCCAAACTGCTCACTGTCCGTGGTGAGGATGGACTGGATCCCATTCTCCATAACATCCCCTCAGGCCCATCCTTCTGCTACGCTGCCCTTGATGGAGGGAGACAACCTAACCTTTCAGAGGTGTGTGCTAGCCCCATGACAGGCCTCTAGATGAATCCATCCCTGGTTGGGTACCTGTGTTTCAATCCCTGGTTGGCTTAATGGGTTACCTGTTTCCCCTGGGTAGGTAACTTCCTAAATTGAGAGCTTATTCTATGTTTTGCAACAAAGAGGTAGGTGGTGGAAATTTTAAGTGTCAAGCGCAGAGCCTTCCACCCCCTAAATCACCAATGAAAACATCTGTGCTGCTAGCCAGGTACCTGGCTGCATCCCCCAACACACCCACCCTGATCCCGGAGCACTGTGGATACCGTGGTGATCTCACTGgcggcaggggctgggggtgccaGCTGGGGAACAGTTCCCTGAGGCCACTTGCGGACATCCTGTCCATAGCCCGGGGGCACCAGGACCtgcaggcagagggcaggggcatGAGAATGAGCAGGGGGCAAAGAGCTAGCCTGAGGCCTCACAGGAGTGCAAACCATCAAAGAGGTAAAGCGTCTCAAGGGACCCTTGCTTACCCACAGAGAAGTGCTGGGGCAGCAGGACAATGGCACACAGGAAATTATGACTGGGATGGGGCTTGGGCCACACACATACCTGCCCATCGATATAGGCCACCTCTCCTCGGAGGACCACACGGCGGACGGTGCCCTTCACCTTCTGCCCTTCAAAGGGTGTCCAGTGCGCCTTGGAGAAGGGCATGTGGCCAGGGATGGTCCATTCGTGCTCCAGATCCACCTGCCCAGAGTGACGGGATACATGAGGGTAGGGTCACACCACGGGACAGCTacaggctgcagagctgcccaccccaccccaggcccactTGCCCACACCTCCACATAGGTGTCCTCCTGCGGGGGCAGGTGGAAGATCCGGCGGGGATTGTGGTGCAGCCGCTGCAGCAGGTCATCCAGACTCAGCCGGCCCTCACTGACTGCCGTCAGCAGCAGTGGCAGCATGGTTTCCAGCCCTGGGAAGCCAGGGGGAGGCCGGGGCCCACACTTCTCCTCCAAGGTGTGAGGGGCTGGGAGCGAAGAGAACAGTACCCTCAGGCCCAATCATCTCCACGTCTGGGAAGTCACACAGGCCACTGGGACTGGGACTGCACTGACTTACTGGCCCCGATGCTAACCTCTTCTGCTTATAAGGAAAACAGGTAAACCAGGACAGCTGCCATCTTTTGGGGACCATACCTTTTACCTGCCTTctctcatttataattttactcATTTGCTTGTCAGTTCCTTCAGGGAGTACTTACCGCGCACCCATCACAGCCCAAGTGCTATGCTACACAGATCAAGTCCCAGCCCCCAGAGTCCAGAGGCCCTGAGCTGGAGGATGAGCCCTGCTGGGCAGAGAGGTACACTACGGGGCCCTCTCACCATGGTCTGAGGCGAAGCAGTCGATGACAGCCATGTTCTCCCATAGGGCCTCCACGTCCTGGCGGGACCCAAGCTCGGGCCGGAcctcccccttccctggcccCAAGCGTTCCAGGTCATCGCAGCTCAGAAATAGATGGTGGGGTGCCACCTCACAAGTCACTGGCAGCCCCCGTGCCTTTGCAGCTTTAATCAGCAGGATCTGGGGGGAAAGTGGGGAGATCTGAGGAGGCCTCCCTCATGCCCTACCCTACAGAGCCCCTGCATCTGACACCCCCTCTAGGAAAGTTATGGGGCAGACATGTTTGAGGGGGCTAGTTCCATGCTCCCCAACCCCTGGTCCCCAAAAGGAGTTGCCTGACCTCTTGGTATTACTGGGAAAGCAGAAGGGGCACCGGACCTCTGAAGTACTCTCACCTCCTCCTTCCGAGCCACGTGACATATGTGTACTGATCTCTGGGTCAGTTGGGCCACCATGAGGATGGCAGCGACATTCTGCCTCTCTGCGTGGGCCACGATGGGGAGGTGGGATGGCCATGTCTCAAAGTGCTGGGGACAGAAAGAATTTGTCAGGGAGCATGCAGAACCTTTAATTATCTAAGGTCATcagagcccagcccagagccctcaCAGAGCTCTTGACACTTCACTGATGTTAGCCTCTGATGTGCGCTCCTCAAGCTAAGAGGCAAAGTTTGGTTGCCCCCTCCCACCGGCCCACTCCCTACCTCCATCCACTGGGCCACATTGTCCAACCGAAGCTCAGAGAAGGTCTCGTTGAGGTAGAGCTTTAACCCAGCAGCAGACCCAGCCACAGCACCCAGGGTCCCTGCATTTTCTGACGAGGCTCCGAGAAATAAGGTAAAGTCACAGCGGGCACCAGCTTCTGCCAGCTGAAGGGGATACATATGAGATAAGGCCCATTGACATCCATGCCAGGGCCCCCAGACttctgggaggggcagagggaggaagggtcTGAGAGGCAGGTAGGGACACATCTGGGTCACCATGAAGCAGGAGTGCCAGCGCTCACCTtctgggccagggccagggctggtGCATCAATGATGGGGGGCCGGGTGTTTGGCATGGCGCATACCATAGTAATGCCCCCAGCCAGGGCAGCAGCCGTGCCTGAGGCAAAGTCCTCCTTGTGTGTGCCTCCTGGTTCCCGAAGGTGCACATGGATGTCAATTAATCCTGGAAGAACATGGATATGGCAAGATTAGAGGACAGTTCAGAGACACAAAGGACACCAAAGACTTGAACTGGGGTGGCAGGAAAATCAGCAGCTGAAATGAGTGGAGAGGTGGTGATCTTTCTCAGTCAAGGGTATGGCAGATGGTGGGAGAAAAGAGCTCAAAAAGAAAGATTCTGGCCCTCAGGCTCTATGCCGTCCAGGCAGGGTGTGGACCCCACAGCCAGGATCTGTGCCAACTGCTACCAGAGTGCAAAAGCCAGGTTCTCCCAAAATATACACTTACCAGGTAGTCGCACGAGCTTTTGGGAGGTCATACAGTCAACGTGCACCTTCAAAGGAGGGGCTGGCCCAATCTGGCCTAGTGcctgcaaatgaaaaccacagctCTGATTTAAGGGCATCCTGGGAGTCGTAGGTAGTGACTGGGTTTTCCCATAAACCAGGCTCTACTTCTCTCCATCCACCTTCCCTCTCTCTGCAGCCAAATGCCTGCTTATTACCATAACTACTTCATCCTGAGATTTCCTAGCCCCATGACACACTCACTTCTCCCACCTGCCCCACTAACACTGGCTGTTGCCCTCCCAAGCACCCAGGCCCCAGTCACCTCCACAAACAGTTTGGTGCACTTGATATCAATGATGAGGGGCACGGAGAAGTCAGCAGCCAGGCGCCGGGTACGGTAGCCCTTGGTGACGAAGGAAGAAAGACGCCGGCCCCCAGCCCCACGCATCGATAGGTTTATCACTAGTTCAAAGTGATTCTCAGCCAGCTGCTCCAAGATGCTTCGCTGTGGTGGGCACTCACCATCCACTGCCTCCTCAAAGTGCCAGTCCACAGCTGTTACCTATGCCCCAGAGACATGGTCAAGGGCTAACCTGAGCCTGGCAGGAATCATAAAGGACAGCCTAAAGGGATCACAGGTGGCCCAGGAACCCATGAGGAGGAGACTGAGGATCCACGGGGTGGGGACCAGGGCTGGCTCTCTCTGCTCCCAGCAAAGTATATTTCCTGACAGGAAAGACATCTACTCAATGGTTACCAAAGGGCTCTGTGCAGTATGAGCCTGCACTTGTATGTATAGAAATACTCCCCTGGAAAGAAACACATCAGGATGTTAACAGTGGTAAAGAAACCATAAGACACTTTTTCCCTTGCTTCTCTATACATTCCATTTGCCCTACATGGAACACACAGGACTTGTACAACAATAAAAGCTGGGAAACAGAGATAATTCTCTGGTACAACGCGGGGTAGGCTGCAGGAACCCCTGTACCTTGACGCCGTGCTCCGTATAGAAGTCAGCAGTGCCCAGACTGGCGTAAAGGCTGTAGCCAAGGCTCTCCAGCAGCCGCACGGTTGGGAGCAGCTCACTTTTGTTCTGAACCAAGCAGAAGGAGGATGAGGTTGTGTGTCTCCTGACTTCCCCTTCAAGGACAGCCACGGCTCAGAGAGCCAaggccacctgcccccacctctctGGGCAGCACCCATTCCCCCCCTCCCAGAGTCAGTACCTTATAGCTGCCAATGGTCAGCAAGATGTTCTTCTTGGGGATCTTAAAGCCAGTGCTTAGCATGGCCTTGAGGTATGCCTCGCAGCGGCTCTCCCCAAAGCCAGCCACTTCCCCGGTACTGGTCATTTCCACACCCAACACCACATCAGCACCCGCCAGACGGGAAAACGAGAACTGAGGGACCTGAGGGAGCAGGACGAGAGAGGCCATGGCAGGAGGGGACCACCTCTCCTTGCCCCTTCCCTTTGGTCTtatccaaatggcaagattagcCTTCTCTGCAGCTGCTGTGCCTGTGCACTACATTGGTCAGTCTCCTGTTTATTACCACTCGGTTTCCACTCACCTATTCCTTTCCACAAGGCCTATTCGTAGGCCTTGGAACACTTCCTCAACAAGCTCTGTAAATCAAATGTCCTGACTGTCCTTCAGGACTCAATTCAGGTACCACCTCTCCTCCTAGGCCTTCCCAGGTCACCCCTTTTGGAAGGGGCATCTCTTGTTTGTAAACTCCTTCAGCATTTTATTCTCGTCTCTACCATGTAGATTTATCACAGACTGATACAGAAGCAGTTTTTGGACCCAATTTCCCTTGCCTCCCATTACTAGAGCGTGAGCTCCTCAgggacaaataccatatcatcGCCTTTACGGATGGCCCGGTGATGCAGTGCCCACAAGAGTTGCTTGGTTTGTGCTTGTGCTATGTATGAGTGAACCCTCACCTACTGTCTCCCTTGGCTTCTATAGCTAACCTCCAGGTTTTAGTTCTCCATACCTTCACCCCCACGACTCCGGAGCCAGTCATGAGCCCCACAGGTTCCACTTCTTCCCCCATGATGACCCGGGTGGCCAGTGCTACTAGGTCCACACCAAGTGTCTTGGAGACGAAAGGGAAGGAGCGAGAGACACGCACGTTGCATTCGATGACTTTCAGTTGGTCAtcctggggcagagagggagtgGTCAGTCCTTGCACAGGCTGGGCTTGCTGACATTACTCCTCTGACCTACCGCTCTGGGGGTCAGCAATCGGGAACAGGGGTCAGGGTGACAGACTGTCACAAACCCCGACAACACTGTGGGCTCTATCTAGCAAGGCCCCCTTTCCTGCCACTTTCAGACCTACTCCAATGAAGGCAGGAGATGGGCTGCTTACTGGCAGCGTGGCTCCACAGAATAAGGAGGTGCTAAGATCCTTTAGTCCCCTCCTTTAGCCCCCTCTTTCTACCTTGGCAATGAGCTGAAGATTGAAGGGTCCTGTGACCTGCAGCTCCTGGCCCACAGCATGCACGATGGCTTTAATCCGCTCCAGGGTTTTGGCAGTGATGTCTTGAGGTGGGGTCACCAGTGTGGCATCACCTGAATGTACACCTGCATTCTCCACATGCTCAGAGATGGCAATGGCTGCCACCACACCATCACGGGCCACAGCATCCACGTCAATCTCCTAGTGGGGATGTAAGGGCAATGTGCTCCAGAGCAGGGGCCAATTTCTTCTTCCACTTGCCCCAGGGAGCTCCCTTCCTTTAAGAGCCTTGGTACAAGCCATCCTTCCCAGTCCGCTGTGCCCATAAAGTGCTGTAGGGCTAGAGGGGGGGAGTCTCCACCCAGGCTGGAGAGCCTGTCCTCAGAGACTTCTTGTCTGCAGCCCTACCTTGGCCTCCTGGATGAACTTAGAGATGACCACAGGGTGCTCCTTAGAGACGGCTGCCGCACTGCTCAGGAAACGCTCCAGGTCCCCATCGGTGTAGGCCACATTCATAGCAGCGCCGCTTAGCACATAGGAGGGGCGCACAACGCAGGGGTACCCCACTGTCTGGCAGAACTGGCGAGCAGACTAAGGGTGCAGCT
This region of Vulpes vulpes isolate BD-2025 chromosome 8, VulVul3, whole genome shotgun sequence genomic DNA includes:
- the CAD gene encoding multifunctional protein CAD isoform X2, which translates into the protein MFQTGMVGYPEALTDPSYKAQILVLTYPLIGNYGIPTDEVDEFGLSKWFESSGIHVAGLVVGECCPTPSHWSATRTLHQWLQQHGIPGLQGVDTRELTKKLREQGSLLGKLVQDGTEPSALPFLDPNARPLVPEVSIKAPRVFNAGGTPRILALDCGLKYNQIRCLCQRGAEVTVVPWDHTLDSQEYEGVFLSNGPGDPASYPSVVSTLSRVISEPNPRPVFGICLGHQLLALAIGAKTYKMRYGNRGHNQPCLLVGSGRCFLTSQNHGFAVETDSLPAGWLPLFTNANDRSNEGIVHDTLPFFSVQFHPEHQAGPSDMELLFDIFLETVKEATAGNPGSWTVRERLIERLCPPGIPTPGSGLPPPRKVLILGSGGLSIGQAGEFDYSGSQAIKALKEENIQTLLINPNIATVQTSQGLADKVYFLPITPHYVTQVIRNERPDGILLTFGGQTALNCGVELTKAGVLARYGVRVLGTPVETIELTEDRRAFASRMAEIGEHVAPSEAASSLEQAQAAAERLGYPVLVRAAFALGGLGSGFASNRDELSALVAPAFAHTSQVLVDKSLKGWKEIEYEVVRDAYGNCVTVCNMENLDPLGIHTGESIVVAPSQTLNDREYQLLRQTAIKVTQHLGIVGECNVQYALNPESEQYYIIEVNARLSRSSALASKATGYPLAYVAAKLALGIPLPELRNSVTGGTAAFEPSLDYCVVKIPRWDLSKFLRVSTKIGSCMKSVGEVMGIGRSFEEAFQKALRMVDENCVGFDHTVKPVSDMELETPTDKRIFVVAAALWAGYSVERLYQLTRIDRWFLHRMKRIIAHAQLLEQHRGQPLPPDLLHQAKRLGFSDKQIALAVLSTELAVRKLRQELGICPAVKQIDTVAAEWPAQTNYLYLTYWGTTHDLTFRTPHVLVLGSGVYRIGSSVEFDWCAVGCIRQLRKMGYKTIMVNYNPETVSTDYDMCDRLYFDEISFEVVMDIYELENPEGVILSMGGQLPNNMAMALHRQQCRVLGTSPEAIDSAENRFKFSRLLDTIGISQPQWRELSDLESARQFCQTVGYPCVVRPSYVLSGAAMNVAYTDGDLERFLSSAAAVSKEHPVVISKFIQEAKEIDVDAVARDGVVAAIAISEHVENAGVHSGDATLVTPPQDITAKTLERIKAIVHAVGQELQVTGPFNLQLIAKDDQLKVIECNVRVSRSFPFVSKTLGVDLVALATRVIMGEEVEPVGLMTGSGVVGVKVPQFSFSRLAGADVVLGVEMTSTGEVAGFGESRCEAYLKAMLSTGFKIPKKNILLTIGSYKNKSELLPTVRLLESLGYSLYASLGTADFYTEHGVKVTAVDWHFEEAVDGECPPQRSILEQLAENHFELVINLSMRGAGGRRLSSFVTKGYRTRRLAADFSVPLIIDIKCTKLFVEALGQIGPAPPLKVHVDCMTSQKLVRLPGLIDIHVHLREPGGTHKEDFASGTAAALAGGITMVCAMPNTRPPIIDAPALALAQKLAEAGARCDFTLFLGASSENAGTLGAVAGSAAGLKLYLNETFSELRLDNVAQWMEHFETWPSHLPIVAHAERQNVAAILMVAQLTQRSVHICHVARKEEILLIKAAKARGLPVTCEVAPHHLFLSCDDLERLGPGKGEVRPELGSRQDVEALWENMAVIDCFASDHAPHTLEEKCGPRPPPGFPGLETMLPLLLTAVSEGRLSLDDLLQRLHHNPRRIFHLPPQEDTYVEVDLEHEWTIPGHMPFSKAHWTPFEGQKVKGTVRRVVLRGEVAYIDGQVLVPPGYGQDVRKWPQGTVPQLAPPAPAASEITTTPERPRRAVPGLPDGRFHLPPRIHRASDPGLPAVFLRPGAGIPRGSRTWAEEPKEKSSRKAAEPELMGTLDGTCYPPPPVPRQASPQNLGTPGLLHPQTSPLLHSLVGQHILSVQQFTKDQMSHLFNVAHTLRMMVQKERSLDILKGKVMASMFYEVSTRTSSSFAAAMARLGGAVLSFSEATSSVQKGESLADSVQTMSCYADVVVLRHPQPGAVELAAKHCRRPVINAGDGVGEHPTQALLDIFTIREELGTVNGMTITMVGDLKHGRTVHSLACLLTQYRVSLRYVAPPSLRMPSNVRAFVAARGTKQEEFESIEEALPDTDVLYMTRIQKERFESSQEYEACFGQFILTPHIMTRAKKKMVVMHPMPRVNEISVEVDSDPRAAYFRQAENGMYIRMALLATVLGRF